The Listeria cossartiae subsp. cossartiae genome includes a region encoding these proteins:
- a CDS encoding SgrR family transcriptional regulator, whose protein sequence is MDKDYFTMRAYLYSITTELDAPFKLNDLANIWFCTTKNAKRKLQQYQAKDMLTYHPGLGRGHVSRITFPKHLEEEVLEVLEQSLAEDAFSDILFLLQLSIPKSWFTGISTEIQQMFGLQVTENQQEILRSIVRRKLTTLDPLKTSVSMEAFLITQISDSLVKYDETKKCIVPHIAHHWNVSDDFTEWTFYLRKSVLFHHGRMLDSEDVKYSLLRSMQTKSVSAWQLQDIKAIKCLNKFTLSIRLKKPEPFFLRYLCTANMAILPRDIIFDEYKWISTGPFRVVERNDERLVLEAFDGYFLERPILDRVEFWTAQTGETLKTIPMQFTSVDYAENTAYVERRKLGVGVNFICFNMHRNGVSQHPAFREAIYQLIDCQKAREQDFENYGTVASNYFPEKSIPPKKQPEKIAALLKEANYHGEKVIFGSTQHPTALKEAKWIREQALQFGIKLEQKFITHHEASYSKVPEQETDFMMMGEIPASDNEMAYLDFLNNPYLLPQQLLSQPIIAELTKKLAAFKAEKDASKRDALQTEIDRWLTANHYLIYLHHPEKSQSLHSMMKGIAENPYGYFDLSKVWIETNPLKSVKSDYK, encoded by the coding sequence ATGGATAAGGATTACTTTACGATGCGAGCGTATCTATACAGCATCACGACTGAGTTAGACGCGCCTTTTAAATTAAATGATTTAGCCAATATTTGGTTTTGTACGACTAAAAATGCCAAGCGCAAATTACAACAATATCAAGCAAAAGACATGCTCACTTATCATCCTGGGCTTGGCCGGGGACATGTTTCACGGATTACCTTTCCTAAACACCTTGAAGAAGAAGTGCTGGAAGTTTTAGAACAAAGCCTAGCAGAAGATGCCTTTAGCGATATTTTATTTCTACTTCAATTATCGATTCCTAAAAGTTGGTTTACGGGCATCTCCACTGAAATCCAGCAAATGTTCGGCTTGCAAGTAACAGAAAATCAACAAGAAATACTCCGCTCAATTGTTCGCCGCAAACTCACCACTTTAGATCCACTTAAAACCTCTGTATCCATGGAAGCCTTTCTCATTACTCAAATTAGTGATTCCCTCGTCAAATATGATGAAACGAAAAAGTGTATTGTCCCTCATATCGCTCACCATTGGAATGTTTCCGATGACTTTACTGAATGGACATTTTATTTACGAAAAAGTGTTTTATTTCATCATGGGCGTATGCTTGATAGTGAAGATGTGAAATATAGTTTGCTCCGTTCTATGCAAACAAAATCTGTTTCCGCTTGGCAGTTACAAGATATTAAGGCGATTAAGTGCCTAAACAAATTCACTCTTTCTATTCGTTTGAAAAAACCTGAACCGTTTTTTCTTCGTTATTTATGTACGGCCAATATGGCGATTTTACCGCGTGACATTATTTTTGATGAATATAAATGGATTTCTACGGGGCCATTTCGAGTAGTCGAGCGTAACGATGAGCGCTTGGTTTTAGAAGCATTTGATGGTTATTTTTTAGAGCGACCGATTCTTGATCGAGTAGAATTTTGGACTGCGCAAACCGGCGAGACATTAAAAACGATTCCGATGCAGTTTACTTCTGTTGATTACGCAGAAAATACGGCCTATGTTGAACGGCGCAAACTTGGCGTAGGTGTTAATTTTATTTGTTTCAATATGCACCGAAATGGCGTCTCGCAGCATCCCGCATTTCGCGAAGCCATTTATCAGCTGATAGATTGTCAAAAAGCACGCGAGCAAGACTTTGAAAACTATGGCACGGTGGCGTCCAACTATTTTCCAGAAAAGTCGATTCCTCCGAAAAAGCAGCCTGAGAAAATCGCCGCCTTATTAAAAGAAGCCAATTACCACGGAGAAAAAGTGATATTTGGCTCCACTCAGCATCCTACCGCTTTAAAAGAAGCAAAGTGGATTCGGGAACAAGCGTTACAATTTGGGATTAAGCTTGAACAAAAATTTATCACCCATCACGAAGCTTCTTACTCGAAAGTTCCAGAACAAGAAACAGATTTTATGATGATGGGCGAAATTCCAGCTTCCGATAACGAAATGGCTTATTTGGATTTCCTCAACAATCCCTATCTTTTACCGCAACAACTTTTGAGCCAACCCATTATTGCCGAACTCACAAAAAAACTGGCTGCATTTAAAGCAGAAAAAGACGCCTCCAAAAGAGACGCCTTGCAAACGGAAATAGATCGCTGGCTAACAGCAAATCATTATTTAATTTATTTACATCACCCCGAAAAAAGCCAGTCACTTCATTCAATGATGAAAGGAATTGCCGAAAATCCGTATGGCTATTTTGATTTAAGCAAAGTTTGGATTGAAACGAATCCACTTAAAAGCGTAAAATCAGACTATAAATAA
- a CDS encoding YceD family protein gives MKWSISQLKKYRDSNFTINEKADLKKFFQENNIDVRDASPVQVTGELIVHPEEVTANLTMKGEWTLPCARTLEDVVYPYEVHATETFVKSKEQVLDESWHVMEQDMVDLTPVVEELLLVEIPMQVFSEDALDMSKLPRGNEWEMKTEEGNLLEQIAKEPKVDPRLAGLANFFDEKKED, from the coding sequence ATGAAATGGTCTATCAGTCAATTGAAAAAATATCGTGACAGCAACTTCACGATTAATGAAAAAGCTGACCTAAAAAAGTTCTTTCAAGAGAACAATATAGACGTTCGTGATGCAAGCCCCGTACAAGTAACTGGGGAACTTATTGTACACCCAGAAGAAGTTACCGCTAACCTGACAATGAAGGGCGAGTGGACACTTCCATGTGCTCGTACACTGGAGGATGTTGTTTATCCTTATGAAGTGCACGCGACGGAAACCTTTGTGAAATCCAAAGAACAAGTTCTAGATGAATCTTGGCATGTGATGGAACAGGATATGGTCGATTTAACCCCTGTAGTAGAAGAACTTTTACTTGTTGAAATTCCGATGCAAGTTTTCAGTGAAGACGCACTCGATATGAGTAAACTTCCACGAGGCAATGAATGGGAAATGAAAACAGAAGAAGGCAACCTACTAGAACAAATAGCAAAAGAACCAAAAGTGGATCCTCGTCTTGCGGGACTAGCCAATTTTTTCGATGAGAAAAAAGAAGACTAA
- a CDS encoding 2-dehydropantoate 2-reductase — MANQLKVGIIGAGAMGLLYAANFAEKAKLTLFTRRKEQSELLNQRGLSLKDNTELKNIHIHATEITDTAKLSEQQLLIVAVKQYSLQAILPILQKLPETVTLLFIQNGAGHLDSLSLLGANRTILLGISEHGAGRENDTTVIWRGHGRTKYSVYQGEVNADVAEILQSNPAFPVEKHDSYLAIIQEKLFINAVINPLTAVLQVPNGKLLENEEWHALLKTIVKEIQMVLPIENALEKVETICRVTATNFSSMALDRMNNRMTEIDGIVLPILAKGESLPTLHTLYHLIKGLEGESNV; from the coding sequence ATGGCGAACCAACTAAAGGTCGGGATTATTGGAGCAGGAGCGATGGGTCTTTTATATGCAGCTAATTTTGCCGAAAAAGCAAAGCTCACACTTTTTACCCGCAGAAAAGAACAAAGCGAACTATTAAACCAAAGAGGACTCTCTTTAAAAGATAATACTGAATTAAAAAATATACATATACATGCAACAGAAATAACAGACACAGCCAAGTTATCAGAACAACAGTTATTAATTGTTGCCGTTAAACAATACTCACTACAAGCAATTTTACCGATACTGCAAAAACTACCTGAAACAGTTACGCTATTATTTATTCAAAACGGAGCAGGCCATTTAGATAGCTTGTCACTACTAGGAGCTAACCGGACTATTTTGCTAGGTATTAGCGAACATGGCGCAGGTCGGGAAAACGATACTACGGTCATTTGGCGTGGTCATGGTCGAACGAAATATAGTGTGTATCAAGGCGAAGTAAATGCCGATGTAGCTGAAATACTGCAATCTAATCCAGCTTTCCCAGTTGAAAAACACGATAGTTACTTAGCTATTATCCAAGAAAAATTATTTATCAATGCCGTGATTAATCCGCTCACAGCTGTCCTTCAAGTTCCAAATGGGAAACTCCTAGAAAATGAAGAATGGCATGCGTTATTAAAAACGATTGTGAAAGAAATCCAAATGGTTTTACCGATAGAAAATGCATTAGAGAAAGTGGAAACCATTTGCCGAGTGACTGCTACTAATTTTTCCTCGATGGCGCTTGATCGAATGAACAATCGCATGACAGAAATTGATGGAATCGTTTTGCCGATTTTAGCAAAAGGGGAGTCACTTCCTACGCTGCACACGTTATATCATCTAATTAAAGGGTTGGAAGGAGAAAGCAATGTTTGA
- the rpmF gene encoding 50S ribosomal protein L32, protein MAVPFRRTSKAKKRKRRTHVKLQLPGMNECSNCGEYRLSHHVCPECGQYDGKDVANS, encoded by the coding sequence ATGGCAGTACCTTTTAGAAGAACTTCAAAAGCCAAAAAGCGTAAGCGTCGTACTCACGTGAAACTTCAACTTCCGGGCATGAACGAATGCTCGAATTGCGGCGAATACAGACTTTCCCATCACGTATGTCCAGAATGTGGACAATATGATGGCAAAGATGTAGCAAACAGCTAA
- the rsmH gene encoding 16S rRNA (cytosine(1402)-N(4))-methyltransferase RsmH, which translates to MFKHETVLLHETVDMLEVKPDGIYVDATLGGAGHSEYLLNKLNEKGHLFAFDQDQTAIDNAEIKLADYSDKVTFIKANFRDMKEALNERGIEAVDGILYDLGVSSPQLDERERGFSYHQDAALDMRMDQEQELTAKTIVNEWSYQDLIRIFFQYGEEKFSKQIAREIERRREVKPIETTGELVDIIKTAIPAPARRKGGHPGKRTFQAIRIAVNDELGAVEDSLEKALTLIKPGGRISVITFHSLEDRITKQLFQEATKGPDLPPGLPVIPDEYKPDFKLATRKPIVPSEEELEQNNRARSAKLRVIEKIIK; encoded by the coding sequence ATGTTTAAGCACGAAACCGTATTACTACATGAAACAGTCGATATGCTTGAAGTAAAACCAGACGGAATCTATGTCGATGCAACACTTGGCGGCGCAGGTCACTCCGAGTATTTACTAAATAAGCTTAATGAAAAAGGGCATTTATTTGCTTTTGACCAAGATCAAACAGCCATTGATAATGCAGAAATTAAATTAGCAGATTATAGCGATAAAGTGACTTTTATTAAAGCCAATTTTCGCGATATGAAAGAAGCATTGAACGAGCGCGGAATTGAAGCGGTTGATGGGATTTTATATGATTTAGGTGTTTCGTCCCCTCAATTAGACGAACGAGAACGTGGGTTTAGTTATCACCAAGATGCTGCACTGGATATGCGAATGGATCAAGAACAAGAATTGACAGCAAAAACTATTGTCAACGAATGGTCTTACCAAGATTTAATCCGTATCTTTTTTCAGTATGGTGAAGAAAAATTCTCGAAACAAATTGCTCGTGAAATCGAACGTCGTCGCGAAGTAAAACCGATTGAAACAACCGGCGAACTAGTAGATATTATCAAAACAGCTATCCCGGCGCCAGCAAGAAGAAAAGGCGGACATCCAGGGAAACGCACTTTTCAAGCTATCCGAATTGCCGTTAATGATGAATTAGGTGCAGTAGAAGATTCACTTGAAAAAGCCTTAACTTTAATAAAACCAGGCGGCAGAATTAGCGTAATTACGTTTCATTCATTAGAAGACCGCATAACCAAGCAATTATTCCAAGAAGCGACAAAAGGACCAGATTTACCACCAGGTCTTCCAGTCATTCCAGATGAATATAAACCAGATTTCAAACTTGCTACAAGAAAACCAATTGTACCAAGTGAAGAGGAACTGGAACAAAACAACCGAGCGCGTTCAGCGAAATTACGCGTGATCGAAAAAATTATCAAATAG
- the ftsL gene encoding cell division protein FtsL, producing the protein MSNVAYKSNLEPNRVHREAEQPKKQILRRGQMTLGEKLIITIALAIVLVVAFRIISVQAQIYTVNQEIQTKETKILEQQKSNEDLKVEVKDLGRYERILKIAKEKGLKLDGDNVKVVDGQ; encoded by the coding sequence GTGAGCAATGTCGCCTATAAATCGAATCTCGAACCAAATAGAGTACATAGAGAAGCGGAACAACCTAAAAAACAAATCCTAAGACGTGGCCAAATGACACTGGGAGAAAAACTAATCATCACGATTGCGCTTGCGATTGTTTTAGTTGTTGCTTTTCGTATCATTAGTGTACAAGCTCAAATCTACACAGTAAACCAAGAGATTCAAACAAAAGAAACCAAAATTCTCGAACAACAAAAATCAAATGAAGACCTAAAAGTAGAAGTAAAAGATCTAGGGAGATATGAACGTATTTTAAAAATCGCTAAAGAAAAAGGGCTAAAACTCGATGGCGATAATGTGAAAGTGGTAGATGGTCAATGA
- a CDS encoding MDR family MFS transporter, producing MFRELHPNIRARILIQFLSKVIGSMIFPFMAIYFSMEINSGVAGILLMINVLAQFLAGMYGGHLADIIGRKKLMVAGELLKVVAFLGMVLCNSPFFHSPWMTFVMLLVIGVAQGLINPAGEAMLIDVSTPENRSFMYSISYWANNLSIMIGIIVGGWFFVDYLFPLLVALFVMSFVTAWLTIALISETLQQKVIPEKGTYGLMGMLKNYGQVLHDYRFLLYTIGGIAIMSIEFQRSNYISVRLAEDVQALLVHLGPLGNISLNGVQIVSVLTAVNTLFIVLFTVPIARFVTKRAQQPIMYVGFTLFAVGFAVCAFANNLAVLLLATVVLSIGELLYVPTRQTILAAIVDDDRRGAYMALNGIVFQVGKMVGSVSLVFAPFIGKYGMATFTIILGILSIVFSAVALKSGWQKVLAK from the coding sequence ATGTTTAGAGAGTTACACCCGAATATTCGTGCGCGGATATTAATTCAATTTTTGAGTAAAGTAATCGGTTCGATGATTTTTCCTTTTATGGCAATTTATTTTTCAATGGAAATTAATAGCGGCGTCGCTGGAATTCTCTTGATGATTAATGTGTTGGCGCAATTTCTTGCTGGTATGTACGGCGGGCATTTGGCGGATATTATCGGTCGAAAGAAATTAATGGTAGCTGGGGAATTGTTAAAAGTGGTTGCTTTTCTTGGGATGGTGCTTTGTAATTCACCGTTTTTCCATTCGCCGTGGATGACCTTTGTTATGCTGCTAGTTATTGGTGTGGCGCAGGGGCTCATTAATCCAGCGGGAGAGGCAATGTTGATTGATGTGAGTACGCCGGAGAATCGCTCGTTTATGTATTCAATCAGCTACTGGGCGAATAATTTGTCGATCATGATTGGGATTATTGTGGGCGGGTGGTTTTTTGTGGATTATCTGTTCCCACTTCTTGTTGCGCTGTTTGTAATGTCTTTTGTAACAGCGTGGTTGACGATTGCTCTTATTTCCGAAACGTTGCAACAAAAAGTTATCCCCGAAAAAGGCACGTATGGTTTAATGGGGATGCTGAAAAATTACGGACAAGTGTTACATGATTATCGTTTTCTTCTATATACTATTGGGGGAATTGCAATCATGTCGATTGAATTTCAACGAAGCAATTACATTTCGGTTCGTTTGGCAGAAGATGTGCAGGCGCTACTTGTGCATTTAGGACCACTTGGGAATATTTCTTTAAATGGGGTACAAATCGTGAGTGTTTTAACAGCGGTGAATACTTTGTTTATTGTACTTTTTACTGTGCCGATTGCGCGATTTGTGACGAAACGGGCGCAGCAGCCTATCATGTATGTAGGATTTACTTTATTTGCGGTAGGTTTTGCGGTATGTGCGTTTGCTAATAATTTGGCAGTGCTACTTCTTGCCACGGTAGTACTTTCGATTGGGGAATTGCTTTACGTACCAACGCGTCAAACGATTTTGGCGGCAATTGTGGATGACGATAGACGCGGAGCTTATATGGCGCTGAACGGTATTGTTTTCCAAGTTGGTAAAATGGTTGGCTCTGTAAGTTTAGTATTCGCGCCATTTATTGGTAAATATGGGATGGCTACTTTTACGATTATTCTGGGGATATTAAGCATTGTATTTTCGGCAGTAGCATTAAAATCCGGCTGGCAAAAAGTACTAGCGAAATGA
- the mraZ gene encoding division/cell wall cluster transcriptional repressor MraZ produces MFMGEYQHNIDIKGRLIVPAKFRELLGDNFVITRGLDKCLFAYPQEEWKKLEEKLQTLPLTKKDARSFTRFFFSGASECELDKQGRINIPSNLLQYADLEKETVIIGVSSRIEIWSKSEWDDVFNEAEESFADLAENMIGFDI; encoded by the coding sequence ATGTTCATGGGAGAATATCAACACAACATCGATATAAAGGGCAGATTAATTGTGCCAGCTAAATTCCGTGAGCTTTTGGGGGATAATTTTGTTATAACCCGAGGACTTGATAAGTGTTTATTTGCTTATCCACAAGAGGAATGGAAAAAGCTTGAAGAAAAGCTCCAAACCTTACCACTTACTAAGAAAGATGCTCGTTCCTTTACACGTTTCTTCTTTTCCGGTGCGTCTGAATGTGAACTAGACAAACAAGGTCGGATTAATATTCCATCCAACTTACTACAGTATGCGGATTTGGAAAAAGAAACAGTTATTATTGGGGTTTCAAGTCGTATTGAAATTTGGAGTAAATCAGAGTGGGACGATGTCTTTAACGAGGCAGAAGAATCTTTTGCTGATTTAGCCGAAAATATGATTGGCTTCGATATTTAA
- a CDS encoding DUF3397 domain-containing protein — translation MFDWLTNSTAIIIILPVVVFIFTMFFSSIKIKKSQRRIMLAADLSTIFLIIAVHFFMIVLFNRSFLLYILLFLFILGIAIVVMAAKKEGEIQFRKILRGYWRLCFFIFALLYVVLYLYGIIYSLILRF, via the coding sequence ATGTTTGATTGGTTAACTAACTCAACAGCAATTATTATTATTTTACCAGTGGTGGTATTTATTTTTACGATGTTTTTTTCCAGTATTAAAATAAAGAAAAGCCAGCGGAGAATTATGTTAGCCGCTGACTTGTCTACTATTTTCTTGATTATTGCCGTTCATTTTTTCATGATTGTGCTATTTAATCGCTCGTTTTTACTCTATATTTTACTGTTTTTATTTATCTTAGGTATTGCGATTGTTGTGATGGCCGCGAAAAAAGAAGGCGAAATCCAATTCCGCAAAATCCTTCGTGGTTACTGGCGACTATGCTTCTTCATTTTCGCCTTGCTTTATGTGGTACTCTATCTATATGGCATTATTTATAGTCTGATTTTACGCTTTTAA